CCGCCACCTGACGCCGCGCCGAGGTAATAGCTTCGTCGGCAGTCCAGCCAAAGGCATGGGACCGGGATGCGGCATTACCGAAATTGCCATCCGGCGTAAGATAGCTGCACATGATATCTGCAACACGGGGATCCACCGGCGTTGTGGCCGAGTAGTCCATGTAGATGGGTAACTTCATCTCAAACTCCGACATCGTTCGTCATCAGGCGCCAGCCAAGTCACCTGATCCATCCACTAATGATGAGACATCCAACCCCGGTTGCTCCTGATTGGGGTGATCCTGACGGTCCGCCACTTCCCGCACAGCCTGACGGTCCATCAGATCCTGCAGACTGATTTTATTGAGATAACCGTAAATCTGATTACTGAGATCCGACCACAGATCATGCGTAAGGCAGCGCTCATTGTTTTGGCAATTGTGCGCTCCGTTACAGCGGGTTGTGTCGATATTCTCATCCACTGCAGAGATTACCTCACCGACAAAAATCTCATCTGCTCCCCTGCCCAGGCTATAGCCGCCGCCGGGACCACGCACACTGGCAACCAGCGATTTTTTGCGCAAACGAGAAAACAACTGTTCCAGATATGAGAGTGATATGCCTTGGCGCTGAGCGATGTCGGCAAGGGTTATGGGGCCCTCCCCGTAGTGGAGGGATAGATCCAGCATGGCTGTCACTGCGTATCGACCTTTTGTGGTAAGCTTCACTTCATGAGCTCCGTGAATATTTCCAATCGCTAATATACATTCCCAAGCAAATTAGTCAAGATTATCCCACCCGGTTTATTCGGTGGTTTTCTCTTTCTCAGGAACCTCTTCATCAAGTTTTTGCAACTCCTCAGCTGTCGAGACAATCTCGCAGGAATCCAATGCGGGCAGATTGGTCTCCTCCTCATCCACGCCAAGCCGTTTCATGGCTTCACACATCGACTCCATTTTCTTGTCCATTACATGGATATGGTCAAGCATGCAGTTGATGGCGTGCGCTACGGGATCCGCGGCATCCTTGGTCGCTCCATAGGCATCGAAACCTATCTTTTTGGCAATCTTCTCCCGGTGGCCTTCCCGCTCCGGCTTTCTGGCGGTGATCAGCTTTCCCGGAACACCCACCACAGTTGAACCGGCAGGTACATCCTTCACCACCACCGAGTTGGAGCCGATTCTGGCGTCTTCACCCACAACGATCGGCCCAAGAACCTTCGCCCCCGCACCAACAACCACGTTGTTTTCCAAGGTTGGGTGGCGTTTTCCCTTTTCCCAACTGGTACCGCCCAATGTGACGCCGTGATAGAGGGTACAGTCATCACCGATTATGGCGGTCTCTCCGATGACCACTCCCATACCGTGATCGATAAAAAAGCGCCTGCCGATAACCGCTCCCGGATGTATCTCTATGCCTGTGAACAGCCTGGCGATATTGGAGATCACCCGGGCAAGCCACTTCAAGCCAATACCCCATAGGGCATGGGCGAGTCGGTGAAAGACAATCGCATGCACACCTGGGTAGGTAGTGATAATCTCGAAGGTATTACGTGCTGCAGGATCCCGATCGAAAACGCTCTGGATATCCTCTTTCCAACGAGAGACTTTATGTTCACCTGTTTCCAACTGCCTACCTACGCTTGCGAGAAAAAAATCCGGTGCCACATCCTTAATGGTGGCATGAGGGTAGGAGATTATCCACAATCCCGCACAAAATACTAGGGTATTTTTCTATGGACCTATGATGGGTGCCGGAATCGGTCGCATATGTCAGCGCCGCATCGACTTCCGTCCCTGCATGGCACTGAGGATCCCACGCATGATATTGATTTCATCCTTATCCGGCCTGGCCCGTTGAAAAAGGCTACGTAGTCGACGTAGCAGCTTCTGCGACTGGCGCGGATCAGTAAAACCGATATCCTCAAGGGCCTGCGCCAGATGCTCGTGAAAGCCCTGCAGCATGTCAGCGGTCGCCAAATCCCTCTG
This sequence is a window from Candidatus Thiodiazotropha sp. LNASS1. Protein-coding genes within it:
- the iscR gene encoding Fe-S cluster assembly transcriptional regulator IscR codes for the protein MKLTTKGRYAVTAMLDLSLHYGEGPITLADIAQRQGISLSYLEQLFSRLRKKSLVASVRGPGGGYSLGRGADEIFVGEVISAVDENIDTTRCNGAHNCQNNERCLTHDLWSDLSNQIYGYLNKISLQDLMDRQAVREVADRQDHPNQEQPGLDVSSLVDGSGDLAGA
- the cysE gene encoding serine O-acetyltransferase, which translates into the protein METGEHKVSRWKEDIQSVFDRDPAARNTFEIITTYPGVHAIVFHRLAHALWGIGLKWLARVISNIARLFTGIEIHPGAVIGRRFFIDHGMGVVIGETAIIGDDCTLYHGVTLGGTSWEKGKRHPTLENNVVVGAGAKVLGPIVVGEDARIGSNSVVVKDVPAGSTVVGVPGKLITARKPEREGHREKIAKKIGFDAYGATKDAADPVAHAINCMLDHIHVMDKKMESMCEAMKRLGVDEEETNLPALDSCEIVSTAEELQKLDEEVPEKEKTTE